The following DNA comes from Flavobacterium sp. N3904.
TACAAATTCCAAAGTACAAATGGAATGCGAAATTTGTTCAATATAATCACTCTCACCATGTGCATAATCATACATGGGATAAATATTCCAATCATTTCCTGTACGATGATGATGACGATGTAAAATTCTATACATCAGTGGATCACGCATCAACATATTGGTAGAAGCCATATCAATTTTGGCTCTCAGAACATGACTTCCTTCAGGGAACTCACCATTTTTCATTCCTTCAAAAAGAACTAAATTTTCTTCAATAGAACGATTTCTATAAGGTCCGTCAACTCCAGGCTGAGTTGGAGTTCCTTTTTGAATGGCCATATCTTCAGAAGATTGGCTGTCAACATAGGCTTTACCACTTTTTATCATGGCAACAGCCCATTCGTATAATTGTTGGAAATAATCAGACGAATACAATTCCTCCGACCAATTAAATCCCAACCATTTTAAATCTTCTTTTATGGCATCAACGTATTCTTGCTCTTCTTTGGCCGGATTGGTATCATCAAAACGCAAATTTACTGGCGCATTGTATTTTAAACCTAAACCAAAATTAAGACATATTGATTTGGCATGTCCAATATGTAAATATCCGTTTGGTTCTGGTGGAAAACGAAAGCGTAATTTATCTTGTGGAAAACCGTTTGTTAAACTGTCTTCTATAATTTGTTCAATAAAATGAAGTGATTTCTCTTCTGATGCCATTTTTTAATAATTTTAGCAAAGATAAAAAATAGATGATAGATAATGGACAATAAGATAATAGACTTTAAAGAAAAATCCGTTAGCTATTTTTAATACATTTGTATAAATACTTCATCATTTTTGATACTAAAAAGGTCTCTGATTTAAAATAATATTTTAAATACATCAATTTCGATCAATGAATTAATCACAGAAATACAAAAAAAATGGGAACAATAAAATTAAAAAATATACGTACTTTTTCTTATCATGGCTGCTTGCTTGAAGAAGGTAAAATAGGGTCAGATTACTGTGTGGATTTAGAAATAAGAACCAATTTAAAACTTTCCTCTGAATCTGATAATCTAAAAGACACAGTAGATTATGTACATTTAAATAAGATTGTGGTAGAAGAAATGGCTATTCGATCCAATTTATTAGAACATGTAGCCAAAAGAATTATCGATAGAGCATTAGCAGAATTAGAAACAGTTTCAAAAATAAAAGTAGCAGTTTCAAAGATAAATCCTCCTATAGGTGGTGATGTAGAAGCCGTTACAATTGAAATGGAAGAAGAGCGTTTTTATAATTTGTAGCAATTGGAATAAAAACAGAAAAAAGTTAAC
Coding sequences within:
- the folB gene encoding dihydroneopterin aldolase; its protein translation is MGTIKLKNIRTFSYHGCLLEEGKIGSDYCVDLEIRTNLKLSSESDNLKDTVDYVHLNKIVVEEMAIRSNLLEHVAKRIIDRALAELETVSKIKVAVSKINPPIGGDVEAVTIEMEEERFYNL